Proteins from a single region of Rhodospirillales bacterium:
- the ettA gene encoding energy-dependent translational throttle protein EttA, translated as MPAYQYVYVMKGLSRTYPGGREVLKGITLSFLPGVKIGVIGVNGSGKSTLMKVMAGLDQDFSGEAWAAEGAKVGYLPQEPQLDPDKTVLENVLEGLAETKSLLDRFNAVSARFAEPLDDDEMAALLDEQGELQEKIDAVGGWELDRTVEIAMDALRCPPGDASPASLSGGERRRVALCRLLLEHPDLLLLDEPTNHLDAESVAWLERFLHDYTGTVMVVTHDRYFLDNVTGWILELDRGRGIPYEGNYSSWLEQKQKRLALEEKQETARQRTLALELDWIRASPRARQAKSKARIQAFETLYAQSLDRAPGSAQIIIPTAPRLGALVIEAETLSKGYDDRLLIENLSFRLPPDGIVGVIGPNGAGKTTLFRLITGQEPADSGSIRAGETVVLGYVDQSRDALDAKKTVWEEISGGLDELDLGKKKMQSRAYVGQFNFKGADQQKKVGQLSGGERNRVHLAKMLKSGANVLLLDEPTNDLDVDTLRALEDALLEFAGCAVVISHDRWFLDRIATHILAFEGDSEVVWFEGNYQDYEDDKKRRLGADADQPHRIKYKPLIRA; from the coding sequence ATGCCCGCTTACCAATACGTCTACGTCATGAAGGGACTCTCCCGCACCTATCCCGGCGGGCGGGAGGTGCTCAAGGGGATTACCCTGTCCTTTCTTCCCGGCGTCAAGATCGGGGTCATCGGCGTTAACGGTTCGGGCAAATCGACGTTGATGAAGGTCATGGCCGGGCTCGATCAGGACTTTTCCGGCGAGGCGTGGGCGGCAGAGGGAGCCAAGGTCGGCTACCTGCCGCAGGAGCCTCAGCTCGATCCCGACAAGACCGTGCTCGAAAACGTCCTCGAGGGTCTTGCCGAAACCAAGTCACTGCTCGATCGCTTCAATGCCGTGAGCGCGCGATTTGCCGAACCTCTCGACGACGACGAAATGGCGGCGTTGCTCGACGAACAAGGCGAATTGCAGGAAAAGATCGACGCCGTCGGCGGGTGGGAACTCGATCGCACCGTCGAGATCGCGATGGACGCGCTGCGCTGTCCGCCGGGCGACGCCTCGCCCGCCTCGTTATCCGGCGGTGAACGGCGGCGCGTCGCGCTGTGCCGGCTACTGCTCGAGCATCCCGACCTCTTGCTGCTCGACGAGCCGACCAACCATCTCGATGCCGAGTCCGTCGCCTGGCTGGAGCGCTTTCTGCACGACTACACCGGCACGGTCATGGTCGTTACTCACGACCGCTACTTCCTCGACAATGTCACCGGCTGGATCCTCGAACTCGATCGCGGCCGGGGCATCCCCTACGAGGGCAACTACTCCTCCTGGCTGGAGCAGAAGCAAAAGCGCCTCGCCCTTGAGGAAAAGCAGGAGACCGCACGCCAGCGCACGCTGGCCCTGGAACTCGACTGGATCCGCGCCAGCCCGCGGGCGCGACAGGCAAAGTCGAAAGCGCGCATCCAAGCCTTCGAGACGCTCTATGCGCAGTCCCTCGACCGCGCGCCGGGCTCGGCGCAGATCATCATCCCGACGGCGCCACGGCTCGGCGCGCTGGTGATCGAGGCCGAAACCCTGAGCAAGGGCTACGACGATCGTCTGCTGATCGAAAATCTCAGCTTCCGCCTGCCGCCGGACGGTATCGTCGGCGTCATCGGCCCCAACGGCGCCGGCAAGACAACGCTCTTCCGCCTGATTACCGGCCAGGAGCCTGCCGATTCCGGCAGCATCCGCGCCGGTGAGACGGTGGTCCTGGGCTATGTCGATCAATCACGCGATGCCCTCGATGCGAAAAAGACCGTCTGGGAGGAAATCTCCGGCGGATTGGACGAACTCGATCTCGGCAAGAAGAAGATGCAGAGCCGGGCCTACGTCGGCCAGTTCAACTTCAAGGGAGCCGATCAGCAGAAGAAGGTGGGCCAGCTCTCCGGCGGTGAGCGCAACCGCGTGCACCTCGCCAAGATGCTGAAATCCGGAGCCAACGTGCTGCTGCTCGACGAGCCGACCAACGACCTCGACGTCGATACCCTGCGGGCGCTCGAAGACGCGCTGCTCGAGTTTGCCGGCTGCGCCGTGGTGATCAGCCACGACCGGTGGTTTCTCGATCGCATCGCCACCCACATCCTCGCCTTCGAAGGCGACAGCGAGGTCGTATGGTTCGAGGGCAACTACCAGGACTATGAGGACGACAAAAAGCGCCGCCTGGGCGCCGACGCCGACCAGCCGCACCGCATCAAGTACAAACCGCTCATCAGAGCTTAG
- a CDS encoding response regulator has protein sequence MAKSILVVEDEPNIVLSLQFLMKKAGFDVRVARDGEEALAAVVNRAPDLILLDVMIPKRDGYDVCQTIRANADWQGIYIIMLTAKGREVDREKGIALGANDYVTKPFSTRDLTEKVKQILNNSVH, from the coding sequence ATGGCGAAATCCATTCTCGTCGTCGAAGACGAACCGAATATCGTACTATCACTACAGTTTCTGATGAAGAAGGCTGGCTTTGACGTGCGCGTTGCGCGTGATGGCGAAGAGGCACTTGCCGCCGTCGTCAATCGAGCGCCGGATTTGATCCTCCTCGATGTCATGATTCCGAAGCGGGACGGATACGACGTTTGTCAGACCATCCGCGCCAACGCCGACTGGCAGGGCATTTACATCATCATGCTGACGGCGAAGGGACGCGAGGTCGACCGTGAAAAAGGCATCGCTCTGGGCGCCAACGATTACGTCACCAAGCCGTTCTCGACGCGTGACCTTACCGAGAAGGTCAAGCAGATCTTGAACAATTCCGTGCACTGA
- a CDS encoding exonuclease, translating to MGPRLFLSGCFAVIAVISLVSTAAGIWLIESRLPEDIAGHLSDLVIAYGGGASFLLLGAAAVLAAYVDHAVGQPLAALVKGIQTAVHARSDFRIEVEDAHRLGGLPTAVNELISQLGQARSSVNEAIETATASIEAQKNQLGSILLDLHEGVIVCTLGHRILLYNNRALDLLRIGGDIGLDRSLFHFATSQPILHALSRLTRRLTQGRIDDPHSGPTVTFVGSTTDGKHTLEGRMSLVLDNGGAVSGYVLSFEDSTERLAALGLRDRLLREATEGLRAPIANLRAAAEILVADPRLSMREQADFKKVLLQESQFVCTRLETLAAQYRGVVTIHWPTSDIYSSNLLQHLADRMREQHGIAATVIGLPQWLHGDSYSLVELLDRLISRVSEFQATKEFDLEAVKGERRIYVDAIWSGTVLAAADLDAWLGESLEDVLGGLSPREILEHHRTDIWCERAKAGRARLRLPLLPAVNRERRQPIAVRPSQAEFYDFDLMRRPSDLGQLGKRPLKSLTYVVFDTETTGLDPSGGDEIVAIAGVRIVNGRILLGESFERTVNPRRPIPADSIRFHGITDEMVKDKPPIPVVLPQFRDYIGDAVLVAHNAAFDLRFLRLHAAECGVDFEDAAVLDTLLLSCFLHDYTPKHNLDFVAQRFGIPIQGRHTALGDSLVTAGCFLKMLDLLETRGVMTLEQAITVSDRILEVKRRQANF from the coding sequence ATGGGTCCGCGGCTGTTCCTGAGCGGTTGTTTCGCCGTCATCGCGGTTATTTCGCTCGTCTCCACCGCCGCCGGTATCTGGCTGATCGAAAGCCGCCTGCCCGAGGACATCGCAGGTCACCTGAGCGATCTGGTGATTGCCTACGGCGGCGGCGCGTCGTTTCTGCTTCTCGGCGCGGCAGCGGTGCTCGCCGCCTATGTCGACCATGCCGTCGGCCAGCCGCTCGCCGCCCTGGTCAAGGGCATCCAGACGGCGGTCCATGCCCGCTCCGACTTCCGCATCGAGGTCGAAGACGCCCACCGCCTTGGCGGTTTGCCCACTGCGGTCAACGAGCTGATCTCACAACTCGGGCAGGCCCGATCCTCGGTCAATGAGGCAATCGAGACGGCCACCGCCAGTATTGAGGCGCAAAAGAATCAACTCGGCTCGATCCTGCTCGATTTGCACGAAGGGGTCATCGTCTGCACGCTCGGCCACCGCATTCTGCTCTACAACAACCGGGCGCTCGATTTGCTGCGCATCGGCGGGGATATTGGTCTCGACCGCTCGCTGTTCCACTTCGCCACCAGCCAGCCGATCCTGCATGCCCTCAGCCGGCTGACCCGGCGCTTGACGCAGGGGCGCATCGATGATCCCCACAGCGGGCCGACGGTGACGTTCGTCGGCTCGACGACCGACGGCAAGCATACCCTCGAAGGGCGGATGAGCCTCGTCCTCGACAACGGTGGCGCCGTCAGCGGGTACGTTTTGTCGTTCGAGGACAGCACGGAGCGGCTTGCGGCGTTGGGCCTGCGCGACCGGCTTTTGCGCGAGGCGACCGAGGGTCTGCGCGCTCCGATCGCCAATCTGCGGGCAGCGGCGGAAATTCTCGTCGCTGATCCGCGCCTGAGCATGCGGGAGCAGGCCGATTTCAAGAAGGTTCTTTTGCAGGAAAGCCAGTTCGTCTGCACGCGGCTGGAAACGCTGGCGGCGCAATACCGGGGTGTTGTGACCATCCACTGGCCGACCAGCGATATCTATTCCTCGAACCTGCTGCAGCATCTCGCCGACAGGATGCGCGAGCAGCACGGCATCGCCGCGACCGTCATCGGCCTGCCGCAATGGCTGCATGGCGACAGCTACTCGCTGGTCGAACTGCTCGATCGGCTGATTTCCCGGGTGAGCGAGTTTCAGGCGACGAAGGAATTTGACCTCGAAGCCGTCAAAGGCGAACGGCGAATCTACGTCGATGCGATCTGGTCGGGCACGGTCCTGGCCGCGGCGGATCTCGACGCCTGGCTCGGCGAATCGCTCGAAGACGTTCTCGGCGGTCTGTCGCCGCGGGAGATTCTCGAGCACCACCGCACGGACATCTGGTGCGAGCGTGCCAAGGCGGGGCGCGCCCGCCTGCGTCTGCCATTATTGCCAGCAGTGAACCGCGAGCGCCGGCAGCCGATCGCGGTGCGCCCGTCGCAGGCGGAGTTTTACGATTTCGATCTAATGCGCCGGCCAAGCGACCTGGGACAGCTCGGTAAGCGGCCCCTGAAGTCGCTGACTTACGTCGTCTTTGATACCGAGACGACGGGCCTTGATCCCTCCGGCGGTGACGAGATTGTCGCCATCGCCGGGGTGCGGATCGTCAACGGCCGCATTCTCCTCGGTGAGTCGTTCGAGCGAACGGTCAATCCGCGGCGACCGATTCCCGCCGATTCGATCCGCTTTCACGGAATCACCGACGAGATGGTCAAGGACAAGCCGCCCATTCCGGTCGTGCTGCCGCAGTTCCGTGACTATATCGGCGATGCCGTTCTCGTCGCGCACAACGCGGCCTTCGATCTGCGCTTCCTGCGGCTGCACGCGGCGGAGTGCGGAGTCGACTTTGAGGACGCGGCGGTTCTGGATACGCTGCTTCTCTCGTGTTTTCTGCACGATTATACGCCGAAGCATAATCTTGACTTCGTCGCGCAGCGGTTTGGTATTCCAATCCAGGGCCGCCACACGGCGTTGGGCGATTCACTGGTGACCGCCGGCTGCTTTTTGAAGATGCTCGATTTGCTGGAGACTCGCGGTGTCATGACGCTTGAGCAGGCGATCACGGTTTCCGATAGAATTCTCGAGGTTAAGAGGCGTCAGGCGAACTTCTGA